The Armatimonadota bacterium genome includes the window ATGGCGTCGGTGGCCTTGAAGACCCGGCCCACGAGCTCGGCCTGATCGGCCCGACGGCGTCCGGTCCGGACGGCGCCGGCCGCGCGCCAGAACAGCAGCGCCGCGGCGACGACGGCGAGACCGGCCAGGAGCAGACGGGGAATCAGCGCGTCCATCCGTCCTCTTCCTGCCCCCGGCCGGAAGGGGCGTAGTCCTGACCTCCGCGCACCCCTCCTCCCAGGACGGCGCCCTGCGGCCGCCGCCCCGGCCCAAAAAGGGGCTTGAACACCGCGGCCCGGCTCCATATCATTGTTGCTGTCTAGCACTCACCAAGGCTGAGTGCTAATTCCCGAAGGGTAGGTCGAAAAGGAGGGGAACGCTATGAAGCTGCGGCCGCTTGGCGACCGCGTCGTGGTCAGGCCCTTTGAGGACGAGGAGCGCACCAAGGGCGGCATCGTCCTGCCCGACACCGCGAAGGAGAAGCCTCAGCGGGGCGAGGTCATCGCCGTCGGACCGGGGGAGTGGGACCAGGAGGGAGAGAAGCGCATCCCC containing:
- the groES gene encoding co-chaperone GroES: MKLRPLGDRVVVRPFEDEERTKGGIVLPDTAKEKPQRGEVIAVGPGEWDQEGEKRIPLDVKVGDHVLFAKYSGSEFKIDGVDHLILRASDILAVVEREPAGAKK